A single genomic interval of Juglans regia cultivar Chandler chromosome 1, Walnut 2.0, whole genome shotgun sequence harbors:
- the LOC108988194 gene encoding uncharacterized protein LOC108988194 isoform X2, with the protein MNEGSDNACGTQPSNATNRKRSLHESYKVFRNCNSSAMAKSEVQDTVSEENPSIGTPFAGIEQTGMETIQHPLELNLASKKRKKKMKTQKLSEEGCLTSTNDMSTMSALSLSDVRNSGGKVVSLGTDETSSFFATNSSRHLLHNNSNNLSNGNSYLMTKSEVQDTVLGGGSTLCLSLARTEQTGMETSQKLMQVDVACRKKRNRKSQKKKSKALQNNGQGPKHPDQGCMISTNHTDVVSALSLSDERNSGGKVVSLCTDETKSFSVTNSSRHLLHNNSKNLSNGNSYLMTKSEVQDTVLGGGSTLCPSLARTEQIGMETSQKLMQVDVACRKKRNRKSQKKKAKALQNNGQGPKHPDQGCMTSTNHTDVVSALSLSDGRNSGGKVASLGTDETSSFFVTNSSRHLLHNNSNNLSNGNSYLMTKSEVQDTVLGGGSALCPSLARTEQTGMETSQNLMQVDVTRRKKRNRKSRKKKAKALQYNGQGPKHPDQGCMTSSNHADVVSTLILSDERNGEKVVSLGTDETNSLWATNYSQSLSHGNYKVFSNATSSSVAQSEVQGTVLGVDITLHPSLARIEQTGMETAKNPVEVNVSSKKKSRSLKKKPKALQISRQIEKLPEEVCVTKNMNAMSTQSHQTNIMSATCPLDARIEKSISLGPDATNSFPSLSHENQKVFTNANSFSMSKSEVKDIILGVGSTVCPSFSRIEEVGKETTQNSVHVIPASKKKKKKRSWKKSDALQNSSEAQTLPEESCPSIRNHMNIISTLTPSDERNNCSEISHIPLLRAPIGHLRKKLLILDINGLLADIVRPPPKKCKSDINIAGRFSRGPSILIS; encoded by the exons ATGAATGAAGGATCCGATAACGCATGTGGAACCCAACCCAGTAATGCAACTAATAGAAAACGATCCTTACATGAAAGTTATAAAGTCTTCAGGAATTGTAACTCTTCTGCAATGGCCAAGAGTGAAGTGCAGGATACTGTCTCTGAAGAAAATCCATCAATCGGCACTCCCTTTGCAGGAATTGAACAAACAGGAATGGAAACAATCCAGCATCCTTTGGAACTGAATTTGGCGagtaaaaagagaaagaaaaagatgaaaactcAAAAGCTGTCAGAGGAAGGGTGTTTGACTAGCACAAATGATATGAGTACTATGTCAGCACTAAGTCTATCAGATGTAAGAAACAGTGGAGGAAAAGTTGTTTCACTGGGTACTGATGAAACTAGTTCCTTCTTTGCGACCAATTCTTCACGACATCTATTACATAACAATTCTAATAATTTAAGCAATGGAAACTCTTACTTGATGACCAAGAGTGAAGTGCAAGATACTGTCTTAGGAGGAGGCTCAACACTGTGCCTTTCCTTGGCTAGGACTGAACAGACTGGCATGGAAACAAGCCAAAAGCTTATGCAAGTGGATGTGGCATGTAGGAAGAAAAGGAATAGGAAAAGTCAGAAGAAGAAGTCTAAGGCACTGCAAAATAATGGACAAGGTCCAAAGCATCCAGATCAAGGCTGCATGATTAGCACTAATCATACAGACGTTGTGTCAGCACTGAGTCTATCAGATGAAAGAAACAGTGGGGGAAAAGTTGTTTCACTGTGTACTGATGAAACTAAATCCTTCTCTGTGACCAATTCTTCACGACATCTATTACATAACAATTCTAAGAACTTAAGCAATGGAAACTCTTACTTGATGACCAAGAGTGAAGTGCAAGATACTGTCTTAGGAGGAGGCTCAACACTGTGCCCTTCCTTGGCTAGGACTGAACAGATTGGCATGGAAACAAGCCAAAAGCTTATGCAAGTGGATGTGGCATGTAGGAAGAAAAGGAATAGGAAAAGTCAGAAGAAGAAGGCTAAGGCACTGCAAAATAACGGACAAGGTCCAAAACATCCAGATCAAGGGTGCATGACTAGCACTAATCATACAGATGTTGTGTCAGCACTGAGTCTATCAGATGGAAGAAACAGTGGAGGAAAAGTTGCTTCACTAGGTACTGATGAAACTAGTTCCTTCTTTGTGACCAATTCTTCACGACATCTATTACATAACAATTCTAATAATTTAAGCAATGGAAACTCTTACTTGATGACCAAGAGTGAAGTGCAAGATACTGTCTTAGGAGGAGGCTCAGCACTGTGCCCTTCCTTGGCTAGGACTGAACAGACTGGCATGGAAACAAGCCAAAATCTTATGCAAGTGGATGTGACACGTAGGAAGAAAAGGAATAGGAAAAGTCGGAAGAAGAAGGCTAAGGCACTGCAATATAACGGACAAGGTCCAAAGCATCCAGATCAAGGCTGCATGACTAGTTCTAATCATGCAGATGTTGTGTCAACACTGATTCTATCAGATGAAAGAAATGGTGAAAAAGTTGTTTCATTGGGTACTGATGAAACTAATTCTTTATGGGCAACCAATTATTCACAAAGTCTGTCACATGGCAATTATAAGGTCTTCAGCAATGCTACTTCTTCTTCAGTGGCCCAGAGTGAAGTGCAAGGTACCGTCCTAGGAGTAGATATAACGCTCCACCCTTCACTTGCTAGAATTGAACAAACAGGCATGGAAACAGCCAAAAATCCTGTGGAAGTGAATGTGTCGAGTAAAAAGAAATCAAGAAGTCTGAAGAAGAAACCTAAGGCACTGCAAATTAGCAGACAAATTGAAAAGCTACCAGAGGAAGTTTGTGTAACAAAAAATATGAATGCCATGTCCACACAAAGTCATCAGACGAATATTATGTCAGCAACGTGTCCCTTGGATGCAAGAATAGAAAAATCTATTTCATTGGGTCCTGATGCAACCAATTCTTTTCCAAGTCTGTCACATGAGAATCAAAAAGTCTTCACGAATGCTAATTCGTTTTCAATGAGCAAGAGTGAAGTAAAGGATATTATTCTAGGAGTGGGTTCAACAGTGTGCCCTTCTTTTTCTAGGATTGAAGAGGTGGGCAAAGAAACAACCCAAAATTCTGTGCACGTGATTCCAGCtagtaaaaagaagaaaaaaaagagaagttggAAGAAGTCTGACGCACTGCAAAATAGTAGTGAAGCTCAAACGCTCCCGGAGGAAAGTTGCCCATCTATTAGGAATCATATGAATATTATATCAACTCTAACTCCATCAGATGAGAGAAATAACTGCTCAGAGATTTCTCATATTCCTCTTTTGCGAGCACCAATTGGTCATCTGAGGAAGAAGCTTCTTATTCTTGATATAAACGGTCTGCTTGCGGATATAGTTCGTCCACCTCCAAAGAAATGCAAATCAGACATAAACATTGCAGGACGG TTTTCAAGAGGCCCTTCTATCTTGATTTCCTGA
- the LOC108988194 gene encoding uncharacterized protein LOC108988194 isoform X1 has translation MNEGSDNACGTQPSNATNRKRSLHESYKVFRNCNSSAMAKSEVQDTVSEENPSIGTPFAGIEQTGMETIQHPLELNLASKKRKKKMKTQKLSEEGCLTSTNDMSTMSALSLSDVRNSGGKVVSLGTDETSSFFATNSSRHLLHNNSNNLSNGNSYLMTKSEVQDTVLGGGSTLCLSLARTEQTGMETSQKLMQVDVACRKKRNRKSQKKKSKALQNNGQGPKHPDQGCMISTNHTDVVSALSLSDERNSGGKVVSLCTDETKSFSVTNSSRHLLHNNSKNLSNGNSYLMTKSEVQDTVLGGGSTLCPSLARTEQIGMETSQKLMQVDVACRKKRNRKSQKKKAKALQNNGQGPKHPDQGCMTSTNHTDVVSALSLSDGRNSGGKVASLGTDETSSFFVTNSSRHLLHNNSNNLSNGNSYLMTKSEVQDTVLGGGSALCPSLARTEQTGMETSQNLMQVDVTRRKKRNRKSRKKKAKALQYNGQGPKHPDQGCMTSSNHADVVSTLILSDERNGEKVVSLGTDETNSLWATNYSQSLSHGNYKVFSNATSSSVAQSEVQGTVLGVDITLHPSLARIEQTGMETAKNPVEVNVSSKKKSRSLKKKPKALQISRQIEKLPEEVCVTKNMNAMSTQSHQTNIMSATCPLDARIEKSISLGPDATNSFPSLSHENQKVFTNANSFSMSKSEVKDIILGVGSTVCPSFSRIEEVGKETTQNSVHVIPASKKKKKKRSWKKSDALQNSSEAQTLPEESCPSIRNHMNIISTLTPSDERNNCSEISHIPLLRAPIGHLRKKLLILDINGLLADIVRPPPKKCKSDINIAGRAIFKRPFYLDFLTFCFERFEVGVWSSRSKKNVEKVIDYLMGDMKYKLLLCWDQSHCTATKFRTLEDRHKPIVFKELRRIWEKHDPNLPWEKGDYNESNTLLLDDSPYKALVNPLHTAIFPYSYTFRKKRDKSLGAGGDLRVYLEGLAVAGNTKKYVEKNPFGQSPITQRSKSWDFYQTVIRSLESLPTTV, from the exons ATGAATGAAGGATCCGATAACGCATGTGGAACCCAACCCAGTAATGCAACTAATAGAAAACGATCCTTACATGAAAGTTATAAAGTCTTCAGGAATTGTAACTCTTCTGCAATGGCCAAGAGTGAAGTGCAGGATACTGTCTCTGAAGAAAATCCATCAATCGGCACTCCCTTTGCAGGAATTGAACAAACAGGAATGGAAACAATCCAGCATCCTTTGGAACTGAATTTGGCGagtaaaaagagaaagaaaaagatgaaaactcAAAAGCTGTCAGAGGAAGGGTGTTTGACTAGCACAAATGATATGAGTACTATGTCAGCACTAAGTCTATCAGATGTAAGAAACAGTGGAGGAAAAGTTGTTTCACTGGGTACTGATGAAACTAGTTCCTTCTTTGCGACCAATTCTTCACGACATCTATTACATAACAATTCTAATAATTTAAGCAATGGAAACTCTTACTTGATGACCAAGAGTGAAGTGCAAGATACTGTCTTAGGAGGAGGCTCAACACTGTGCCTTTCCTTGGCTAGGACTGAACAGACTGGCATGGAAACAAGCCAAAAGCTTATGCAAGTGGATGTGGCATGTAGGAAGAAAAGGAATAGGAAAAGTCAGAAGAAGAAGTCTAAGGCACTGCAAAATAATGGACAAGGTCCAAAGCATCCAGATCAAGGCTGCATGATTAGCACTAATCATACAGACGTTGTGTCAGCACTGAGTCTATCAGATGAAAGAAACAGTGGGGGAAAAGTTGTTTCACTGTGTACTGATGAAACTAAATCCTTCTCTGTGACCAATTCTTCACGACATCTATTACATAACAATTCTAAGAACTTAAGCAATGGAAACTCTTACTTGATGACCAAGAGTGAAGTGCAAGATACTGTCTTAGGAGGAGGCTCAACACTGTGCCCTTCCTTGGCTAGGACTGAACAGATTGGCATGGAAACAAGCCAAAAGCTTATGCAAGTGGATGTGGCATGTAGGAAGAAAAGGAATAGGAAAAGTCAGAAGAAGAAGGCTAAGGCACTGCAAAATAACGGACAAGGTCCAAAACATCCAGATCAAGGGTGCATGACTAGCACTAATCATACAGATGTTGTGTCAGCACTGAGTCTATCAGATGGAAGAAACAGTGGAGGAAAAGTTGCTTCACTAGGTACTGATGAAACTAGTTCCTTCTTTGTGACCAATTCTTCACGACATCTATTACATAACAATTCTAATAATTTAAGCAATGGAAACTCTTACTTGATGACCAAGAGTGAAGTGCAAGATACTGTCTTAGGAGGAGGCTCAGCACTGTGCCCTTCCTTGGCTAGGACTGAACAGACTGGCATGGAAACAAGCCAAAATCTTATGCAAGTGGATGTGACACGTAGGAAGAAAAGGAATAGGAAAAGTCGGAAGAAGAAGGCTAAGGCACTGCAATATAACGGACAAGGTCCAAAGCATCCAGATCAAGGCTGCATGACTAGTTCTAATCATGCAGATGTTGTGTCAACACTGATTCTATCAGATGAAAGAAATGGTGAAAAAGTTGTTTCATTGGGTACTGATGAAACTAATTCTTTATGGGCAACCAATTATTCACAAAGTCTGTCACATGGCAATTATAAGGTCTTCAGCAATGCTACTTCTTCTTCAGTGGCCCAGAGTGAAGTGCAAGGTACCGTCCTAGGAGTAGATATAACGCTCCACCCTTCACTTGCTAGAATTGAACAAACAGGCATGGAAACAGCCAAAAATCCTGTGGAAGTGAATGTGTCGAGTAAAAAGAAATCAAGAAGTCTGAAGAAGAAACCTAAGGCACTGCAAATTAGCAGACAAATTGAAAAGCTACCAGAGGAAGTTTGTGTAACAAAAAATATGAATGCCATGTCCACACAAAGTCATCAGACGAATATTATGTCAGCAACGTGTCCCTTGGATGCAAGAATAGAAAAATCTATTTCATTGGGTCCTGATGCAACCAATTCTTTTCCAAGTCTGTCACATGAGAATCAAAAAGTCTTCACGAATGCTAATTCGTTTTCAATGAGCAAGAGTGAAGTAAAGGATATTATTCTAGGAGTGGGTTCAACAGTGTGCCCTTCTTTTTCTAGGATTGAAGAGGTGGGCAAAGAAACAACCCAAAATTCTGTGCACGTGATTCCAGCtagtaaaaagaagaaaaaaaagagaagttggAAGAAGTCTGACGCACTGCAAAATAGTAGTGAAGCTCAAACGCTCCCGGAGGAAAGTTGCCCATCTATTAGGAATCATATGAATATTATATCAACTCTAACTCCATCAGATGAGAGAAATAACTGCTCAGAGATTTCTCATATTCCTCTTTTGCGAGCACCAATTGGTCATCTGAGGAAGAAGCTTCTTATTCTTGATATAAACGGTCTGCTTGCGGATATAGTTCGTCCACCTCCAAAGAAATGCAAATCAGACATAAACATTGCAGGACGGGCAA TTTTCAAGAGGCCCTTCTATCTTGATTTCCTGACGTTCTGCTTTGAGAGATTTGAAGTTGGTGTGTGGTCCTCAAGATCCAA GAAAAATGTGGAAAAAGTGATTGACTATTTGATGGGAGATATGAAATACAAGCTGCTACTTTGTTGG GATCAATCTCACTGCACCGCTACAAAGTTCAGGACTCTCGAAGACAGGCATAAGCCTATTGTTTTTAAGGAGCTGAGGAGAATATGGGAAAAACACGACCCTAATCTCCCATGGGAGAAAGGAGACTATAACGAGTCAAATACATTGTTGTTGGATGATTCCCCGTATAAAGCCTTGGTTAATCCT CTTCACACTGCAATATTCCCTTATTCATACACGTTTCGGAAAAAGAGGGATAAGTCATTAG GTGCTGGTGGTGATCTAAGGGTTTATCTAGAGGGCTTAGCTGTGGCTGGAAACACCAAGAAGTATGTAGAGAAGAACCCATTTGGTCAAAGTCCTATCACTCAAAGAAGTAAATCTTGGGACTTTTACCAGACGGTTATCAGATCATTGGAATCCTTACCAACGACCGTATAA